One Ranitomeya variabilis isolate aRanVar5 chromosome 5, aRanVar5.hap1, whole genome shotgun sequence DNA window includes the following coding sequences:
- the LOC143774878 gene encoding uncharacterized protein LOC143774878, with the protein MGDRRHADLSVTRRLWEQICRELIPRWEDLDDRAQIKERERIVKRWRSIRDRFKKEFNKEMRAPSGSGGRRSTYKYARALSFLRSTMVTRRTVGSTREPAAQLNPSGAIPQEAATEGHFDSEEPSAPSHSAPSHSADPSVPSTSAGASWPSEGVLMEERHKLAGMSMELGEHLEYRGCRRGTMKRTF; encoded by the exons atgggtgaccgccgccatgctgatctctcagtgacccgtcgactctgggagcaaatctgccgCGAACTGataccgaggtgggaggaccttgatgatCGGGCCCAGATTAAAGAAC GTGAGcggattgtgaaaaggtggcggtcgatcagggatcgctttaagaaggagttcaacaaagagatgcgggccccgagtggatctggaggacgcaggagcacgtacaaatatgcaagggccctgtcgttcctcaggtcaacgatggtcacccgaag aaccgtcgggagcactcgggagcctgcagcacagttgaacccttctggggcgatccctcaggaggccgccacagagggacactttgacagtgaggaaccctctgcaccttcccactctgcaccttcccactctgctgaTCCCTCTGTTCCATCCACGagtgctggagcatcctggccg tCGGAAGGAGTATTAATGGAGGAAAGGCATAAGCTCGCCGGAATGTCCATGGAACTTGGAGAGCATCTAGAATATCGGGGTTGTCGGAGaggaacaatgaagcgaaccttttga